The Paraflavitalea devenefica genomic interval CTGTGCTTTGTTGCCTTCCCTTACCAGGGCCACGATCCGCGGGAAAAAGACCAGCAGGGAATCTGTCAGCAACACGGTAGCAGCCTTCACCACCTTCATCGAAAAAGCATAATAACCTACAGCAGCGGCCGTGCTCACCAATTGTAAAAATACATTGTCCAGCAACAAAGTGATCCCATAGGTAAGACTGATCAACCAGGTAAATTTGGTATAAGCAATATGCTGCTTCCAGTTGATCCCTTTAAAACGAATGGGTACCTCTTTAAAAAGGTAATAGTTGTTCCATAAGCTGTTAAGGATGGCAGCAGTTACAACGATACCATAGTATAAATAATAATCTTCCGGTCCTTTAACCAGTATAAAAATAGAAACAAGTCCCAGCAACCGGGTCGCGAGCGACCGCAGGGTAATATACCTGAACTGTTCCATGCCCAGGAAATACCATTCGCAGGCAAAAAAATTAACCAGCAGGTAGGATACAGAAAATAACAACAGGCGTATATCCTGTATATGCTTCCAGGCAAGCACAACAGCAATAGCGTACAATAACAAGGCTATCCCGGATGTGACCACATGCAAGGCCAGCAGTTCAGCTACCAGCTTGCCCCGCGCTATCCTGTCATCTCTTTGCCGTGCAATGGCACGCATGCCGTATACCACAATACCAAACTCGGCTATGGAAATGAAATAATACGTAAAAGAATCGATAAAGCTTACCCGGCCAATACCATCGGGTGTTAATATGCGTGACAGGTAAGGAATGGATATGATGGGCAATAAAACCTGGCTGGCAGACAGTATATAATT includes:
- a CDS encoding oligosaccharide flippase family protein; translated protein: MASLKKNLVYNYILSASQVLLPIISIPYLSRILTPDGIGRVSFIDSFTYYFISIAEFGIVVYGMRAIARQRDDRIARGKLVAELLALHVVTSGIALLLYAIAVVLAWKHIQDIRLLLFSVSYLLVNFFACEWYFLGMEQFRYITLRSLATRLLGLVSIFILVKGPEDYYLYYGIVVTAAILNSLWNNYYLFKEVPIRFKGINWKQHIAYTKFTWLISLTYGITLLLDNVFLQLVSTAAAVGYYAFSMKVVKAATVLLTDSLLVFFPRIVALVREGNKAQLQAVVARNIQLMVFFAVPLSIGIFLLAEQLIVTFLGNQFMAAVTDVRILTLFPFLRTYNLFLSKQILIAYDQEKLYLRGLLVGGLCFMALSLLLSYYFADVGACWAIVGSEAITLVINYYYARKVAAGLSLFDAKGFLHALGSALLFIPVVYGISKVADSHGMVLLLSVAGCILLYSLVQLLVMRNAFALVVWEAIKRKSLQKIYHY